Within the Microbacterium sp. 1S1 genome, the region TGCTACCTCGGACACCCCTATCCTCGGGCTGTGGAGATCGCTCAGGTGTACGACTACGACCATGCCGTCAGCATCGTCAGTGCCATGGCCGCGGGTTCGCGCGACCACGCCCTCGCCGGATGAGCCGGGAGGTCTGGCCCGGGTCCGCGTACCCGCTGGGGGCCACCTTCGACGGTCAGGGGACCAACTTCGCCCTCTTCAGTGAGGGAGCGGAGCGCGTGGAGCTCTGCCTCTTCGACGACGACGGCACCGAGACGCGAGTGCCGCTCACCGAGGTCGATGCGTTCGTCTGGCACGGCTACCTGCCCACGGTCCAGCCGGGGCAGCACTACGGCTACCGGGTACACGGCCCCTATGACCCCGCGCAGGGACAGCGGTTCAATCCGAACAAGCTGCTCCTCGACCCCTACGCCAAGGCCGTCGCGGGCGAGATCGACTGGGGCCAGTCCCTGTTCGGCTACGACTTCGGCGACCCGGACTCCCGGAACGACGACGATTCCGCCGCCGCGATGGCGAAGGGCGTCGTCGTCAGTCCCTTCTTCGAATGGGGCGGCGACCGCCCCCTGAAGACCCCGTACGCCGAGACCGTCATCTACGAAGCCCACGTGAAGGGCCTCACCCAGCGCCACCCCGACATTCCGGAGGAGCTGCGGGGCACGTACGCGGGAATCGCGCATCCCGCGATCATCGAGCACCTGCAGCGGCTCGGGGTCACCGCGCTCGAACTCATGCCCGTGCATCAGTTCGTCAACGACTCGGTGCTGCAGGACAAGGGGCTGTCGAACTACTGGGGTTACAACACCCTCGGGTTCTTCGCCCCGCACAACGCCTATGCGGCCGGCGGTCAGGCCGGCCAGCAGGTGCAGGAATTCCGCGCCATGGTCCGCTCGCTCCACGAGGCCGGCATCGAGGTCATCCTCGACGTCGTCTACAACCACACCGCGGAGGGCAACCACCTCGGCCCGACGCTCTCGATGCGCGGCATCGACAACGAGGCGTACTACCGGCTCGAAGAGGACAAGCGGTACTACACCGACTACACGGGGACGGGCAACAGCCTCAACGCCGGCAACCCGCACGCCCTGCAGCTGCTCATGGACTCGCTGCGCTACTGGGTGACAGAGATGCACGTGGACGGCTTCCGCTTCGACCTCGCCGCGACGCTCGCCCGCGAGTTCTACGACGTCGACCGCCTCGCCGCGTTCTTCGAGCTCGTGCAGCAGGATCCGATCGTCTCGCAGGTGAAGCTCATCGCCGAGCCGTGGGACATCGGCCCCGGCGGCTACCAGGTGGGCAACTTCCCACCGCAGTGGACGGAGTGGAACGGGAAGTACCGGGACACCGTGCGCGACTTCTGGCGCGGCGAACCGCAGGCGCTCGGGGAGTTCGCCTCCCGGCTCACCGGGTCCGCCGACCTGTACGAGCACTCCGGGCGGCGTCCCGTCGCCTCCATCAACTTCGTCACCGCGCACGACGGCTTCACGCTGCGCGACCTCGTCTCGTACAACGAGAAGCACAACGAGGACAACGGCGAGGACAACAACGACGGCGAATCCCACAACCGCTCCGACAACATGGGGGCGGAGGGACCGACCGACGACATCGACATCAACCGGCGTCGCGCCCGCCAGCAGCGGAACTTCCTCGCGACGCTGCTGCTGTCGCAGGGCGTGCCGATGATCTCCCACGGCGACGAGCTCGGTCGTACGCAGCACGGCAACAACAACGGCTACGCGCAGGACAACGAGCTCACCTGGATCGACTGGGAGGCTGCAGACCTGCCCCTCGTCGAGTTCACCGCCGCGGTCGCACGCCTCCGGCACGAGCATCCGACGTTCCGCCGCAGCCGCTTCTTCGACGGACGCCCCGTGGCCGACGAAGACGGCGAGCGCATCCCCGACGTCGTGTGGTTGCGACCGGACGGCGGCCGCATGACACCGGAGGACTGGGACTCGGGCTTCGGTCGCTCGGTGGGCATGTTCCTGAACGGCCGCGGGATCCGTGAGATCGACCGCCGTGGTCGGCCCGTGGAGGACGTGAACTTCCTCGTCTACTTCAACAGCGGGGACGACCCCGTCGACCTCGCTCTGCCGGACGACCGGCACGGCGCGCAGTGGTTCGTCGCCGTGGACACCGCCGGCGAGCTCGGCGACAGGAACCTGCGGGCGCGCGACACCGTGCCGCTCGAGGCGAAGGCACTGCTCGTGCTGCAGGAGATCGACGGCGAGCCCGTCGACACCGATGACTCCGTCGATGCCTCGCTCCGCGCGCAGAGCGAGCAGGCGGCCTCATGACCGACAGGCCGCTCTCCACGTATCGCCTGCAGATCAGTGCCGGCTTCCCGCTCGATGCCGCCGCGGACGTGACCGGCTACATCGCGGAGCTCGGCGCCTCGTGGGCCTACCTGTCGCCGTTGCTGGCGGCGACCCGGGGGTCGAATCACGGGTACGACGTCGTCGACCACGGGCGCGTCGATCCCGATCGCGGCGGTGAGGACGGCCTGGTGCGCTTCGCCGCCGCCGCGCGGGCGGCCGGACTCGGCATCCTCGTCGACATCGTGCCCAACCACGTGGGCGTCGCCGCGCCCCGGCAGAACCGCTGGTGGTGGGAGGTGCTGCGTCTCGGGCGGAACACCCGGCACGCGGCCGCCTTCGACATCGATTGGACGTCCGGCGGCGGGCGGCTCCTGCTGCCTCTGCTCGGTGCGGCGCCGGACGAGGTGATCGCGGACGGCGAGATCGTGGTGGACGCCACCCCGGCCGAGGACGCCCCCGACGGCGTGCTGCGCTACTTCGAGCACGAGCTCCCCCTCGCTCCGGGATCCGCGGCGCTGGCCGACGACCTCCCCGCGCTCCTGGACGCTCAGAATTACGAGTTGCGGTTCTGGCAGGACCAGAACACTGACCTCACCTATCGCCGCTTCTTCGCTGTGTCGGAGCTCGCCGGTATCCGGGTGGAGCGGCCCGACGTCTTCAGCGAGTCGCATCGGGAGATCAGCCGCTGGATCCGGGAAGGGCTCGCGGACGGGCTGCGGGTGGATCATCCGGACGGACTCGTCGATCCAGGGGGATACCTGGAGCAGCTTGCCGACGCGACCGGACGGGCGTACACGCTCGTGGAGAAGATCCTGGAGCCGGGCGAGGCGCTGCCGGCCTGGTGGCGGACCGACGGCACGACCGGGTACGACGCGCTGGCCGAGCTCGACCGCCTCTTCGTCGACCGGGAGGGCGTAGCGGCACTGGACCGGCTGGATGCCCGACTCCGCGCCGAGACGGGCCTGCCGGACGCGCTGCC harbors:
- the glgX gene encoding glycogen debranching protein GlgX yields the protein MSREVWPGSAYPLGATFDGQGTNFALFSEGAERVELCLFDDDGTETRVPLTEVDAFVWHGYLPTVQPGQHYGYRVHGPYDPAQGQRFNPNKLLLDPYAKAVAGEIDWGQSLFGYDFGDPDSRNDDDSAAAMAKGVVVSPFFEWGGDRPLKTPYAETVIYEAHVKGLTQRHPDIPEELRGTYAGIAHPAIIEHLQRLGVTALELMPVHQFVNDSVLQDKGLSNYWGYNTLGFFAPHNAYAAGGQAGQQVQEFRAMVRSLHEAGIEVILDVVYNHTAEGNHLGPTLSMRGIDNEAYYRLEEDKRYYTDYTGTGNSLNAGNPHALQLLMDSLRYWVTEMHVDGFRFDLAATLAREFYDVDRLAAFFELVQQDPIVSQVKLIAEPWDIGPGGYQVGNFPPQWTEWNGKYRDTVRDFWRGEPQALGEFASRLTGSADLYEHSGRRPVASINFVTAHDGFTLRDLVSYNEKHNEDNGEDNNDGESHNRSDNMGAEGPTDDIDINRRRARQQRNFLATLLLSQGVPMISHGDELGRTQHGNNNGYAQDNELTWIDWEAADLPLVEFTAAVARLRHEHPTFRRSRFFDGRPVADEDGERIPDVVWLRPDGGRMTPEDWDSGFGRSVGMFLNGRGIREIDRRGRPVEDVNFLVYFNSGDDPVDLALPDDRHGAQWFVAVDTAGELGDRNLRARDTVPLEAKALLVLQEIDGEPVDTDDSVDASLRAQSEQAAS